The following proteins are encoded in a genomic region of Bacteroidia bacterium:
- a CDS encoding polysaccharide export protein, with translation MIRISKESTWLIMAFTAILFFGSCVTRKHITYFQSLDKSKIDTVNIDRKTDESLSRLRTGFSEPKIQPGDILNIAVSSINPEATAMFSFFGTTRATTNNDPNFSQQTSGFLVDAQGNIQFPIIGSINVKGKTSIEIRTLLQDALSQYLEKPVVTVRYLNFKIMLMGDVLKPGVYTFPSERVTLFEAISSAGDLTIFGERKHIQLIREVDGKNQIIRLDLTDKNVLSTKYMYLQPNDIIYVEPGKGKIASSDNVYRILPMVITGLNIVALLIYRFR, from the coding sequence GTGATAAGGATTTCTAAAGAGTCTACTTGGTTGATTATGGCCTTTACGGCCATCCTGTTTTTTGGTTCGTGTGTCACCAGAAAGCATATTACCTACTTCCAAAGTTTAGATAAATCAAAAATTGACACAGTAAACATTGACAGGAAGACGGATGAGAGTTTAAGCCGATTAAGAACCGGATTCTCAGAGCCTAAAATTCAGCCCGGTGATATCTTAAATATTGCTGTAAGTTCTATTAATCCTGAGGCTACGGCAATGTTTTCCTTTTTTGGAACTACACGAGCCACGACCAACAATGATCCAAATTTTTCTCAACAAACCAGTGGATTTTTAGTTGATGCGCAAGGGAATATCCAATTTCCTATAATTGGCAGTATAAATGTAAAAGGAAAAACGTCTATTGAAATTCGCACTTTGTTGCAAGATGCGCTTTCACAGTATTTGGAAAAACCGGTGGTAACGGTTCGTTATCTTAATTTCAAAATCATGTTGATGGGCGATGTTCTAAAACCTGGTGTTTATACATTTCCAAGCGAACGAGTTACCCTTTTTGAAGCAATATCTTCAGCAGGAGATTTAACCATATTTGGGGAAAGAAAACACATTCAATTAATCAGGGAAGTAGATGGGAAAAATCAAATAATTCGTTTGGATTTAACTGACAAAAATGTATTATCTACCAAATACATGTACCTTCAGCCCAACGACATCATTTATGTAGAGCCAGGCAAGGGTAAAATAGCATCTTCTGACAATGTATACAGAATACTTCCGATGGTGATAACCGGTTTAAATATTGTTGCCTTATTGATATACAGATTTAGGTAG
- a CDS encoding polysaccharide biosynthesis tyrosine autokinase has protein sequence MTEQIKNPNSSNIEVDFRSLIFRYLSIWPWYIIFGILFTTLSWVLIFYSTPKYSIEGYVLAQDDKKNSKFASQDLLKELDLFSGSQLVENEIEVIKSRTILKRTIEDLDLNYQYYKSTDFRTREMYTNCPISFKLDTIQKVIVGAEIGVTINDPQNFELTCSPKMEGMAGFELKGQFGKSLPTPYGLVTINKTAMFDKIFVNGVENKEYKNITVKVTTIDQAVNHYRKALKVELTSKMSTVLRLQIEDNIPERGVKFIDHLMDTYLKNDVTIKNEIGEMTLKFLNDRIKLLSNDVNSIETIFEDFRIKNGIVELGQNTHLLLNNVVEYDKQLMQLESQLKLVEDIESYTKNRAESGILAPAVVGLTDPVLLELCQEIIKLESQKALINSSLKKDNPMIVNLNNQINGLRTTLAESVRNVKSAILMGKRQVEKKLRGFDSEIKSIPQKEHQLFDIKRQMEIKQNLYLYLLQKQEEAALSLASTASDNRILDYSVSTEAPIKPVKPIYYGISLLLALLVPIGIKEFMDSYDNTVKTRNDIVSETNFPLLGIIPFSSDPDPLVVNQSAKSAISEAFRNIRSNLKYLAKGADRLVIGVTSNISGEGKTFFSLNFAASIAITNKKVVMIELDLRKPKLAKNINISSNIGVSNYLIDQATIDQIIMPSGVIDTLDIIPSGPIPPNPAELLISENMERMIKELQERYDYIIIDAPPVGLVSDGFTISEHCHQMFYLLRYDYTAKDYIKFIRDLETSKKLSNVNLILNGVKMSSLGGYGYSQGYSYGYGYYNQESKKRFSLKDFLKFN, from the coding sequence ATGACAGAGCAAATTAAGAATCCCAATAGTAGCAATATTGAGGTTGATTTTAGAAGTTTAATTTTCAGATACCTATCCATTTGGCCTTGGTATATCATTTTCGGGATTTTATTTACCACCTTATCTTGGGTGTTAATCTTCTATTCAACTCCCAAATATTCGATTGAGGGTTATGTATTGGCTCAGGATGATAAGAAGAATTCAAAATTTGCTTCTCAAGATTTATTGAAAGAGTTGGATTTATTTTCCGGTTCACAATTGGTCGAGAATGAAATAGAGGTAATTAAATCCAGAACCATTCTAAAAAGGACAATCGAGGATTTAGATTTAAACTATCAATACTACAAATCAACCGATTTTAGAACCAGAGAAATGTATACGAATTGTCCAATTTCATTTAAATTGGATACTATTCAGAAAGTGATTGTTGGTGCTGAAATTGGTGTTACCATAAACGACCCACAGAACTTTGAATTAACCTGTTCTCCCAAGATGGAAGGCATGGCAGGGTTTGAATTGAAAGGACAATTTGGCAAATCGTTACCTACGCCTTATGGTTTAGTTACCATTAACAAAACTGCCATGTTCGACAAAATTTTTGTCAATGGGGTAGAAAACAAAGAATACAAAAACATTACAGTTAAGGTAACCACCATTGACCAGGCGGTTAACCATTACAGGAAAGCCCTAAAAGTTGAACTTACGAGCAAAATGTCTACGGTTTTAAGGCTTCAAATAGAAGATAACATTCCGGAAAGGGGGGTTAAATTCATTGACCACCTGATGGACACTTACTTGAAGAACGATGTTACCATCAAAAACGAAATTGGGGAGATGACTCTTAAGTTTCTGAATGATCGTATCAAACTTCTTTCCAATGATGTAAACTCTATTGAAACCATTTTTGAGGATTTTAGAATTAAGAATGGAATTGTTGAACTTGGTCAAAACACACATTTGTTACTTAACAATGTAGTTGAATATGACAAACAACTGATGCAATTGGAAAGTCAATTAAAATTAGTTGAAGACATTGAAAGTTATACCAAAAACAGGGCCGAATCAGGCATATTAGCTCCGGCGGTGGTTGGATTAACAGATCCGGTTTTATTGGAGCTATGCCAAGAGATCATAAAGCTCGAAAGTCAAAAAGCCCTTATTAACAGTTCGCTTAAAAAGGACAACCCAATGATTGTTAACTTGAACAATCAAATAAATGGATTACGTACCACCTTGGCAGAAAGTGTAAGGAACGTAAAATCGGCCATTTTAATGGGAAAAAGACAGGTAGAGAAAAAACTAAGAGGTTTTGATTCGGAGATAAAATCAATCCCTCAAAAAGAGCACCAGCTTTTTGATATCAAAAGGCAAATGGAGATCAAACAAAATCTATATTTATACTTACTTCAAAAACAAGAAGAAGCAGCGCTATCTCTAGCTTCCACGGCCTCTGACAATAGAATCTTGGATTATTCAGTTTCTACGGAAGCACCGATTAAACCGGTTAAACCGATTTATTATGGTATTTCGTTACTATTAGCGTTGTTGGTTCCGATTGGTATTAAGGAGTTTATGGATTCTTATGATAATACTGTAAAAACTAGAAATGATATCGTTTCAGAAACCAATTTCCCCTTGCTTGGAATTATTCCATTCTCATCAGATCCGGATCCATTGGTTGTTAATCAATCGGCAAAATCTGCTATTTCGGAGGCATTCAGAAATATTCGTTCTAATTTAAAATACCTGGCTAAGGGAGCCGATCGATTGGTAATTGGTGTTACTTCCAATATTTCCGGGGAAGGAAAAACCTTTTTCTCCTTGAATTTTGCAGCATCCATTGCTATTACCAATAAAAAAGTGGTAATGATTGAGTTAGACTTGCGAAAACCCAAATTGGCAAAAAACATTAACATCAGTTCCAATATTGGAGTTTCAAACTATTTGATTGACCAGGCTACTATCGACCAAATCATAATGCCGTCGGGAGTAATTGACACTTTGGATATAATACCTTCAGGACCAATTCCACCTAATCCGGCGGAATTATTGATTTCTGAAAACATGGAAAGAATGATTAAGGAATTACAAGAAAGGTATGACTATATTATCATTGATGCTCCTCCGGTTGGATTAGTTTCGGATGGTTTTACTATTTCTGAACATTGCCACCAAATGTTTTACCTGTTAAGGTATGACTACACTGCAAAAGATTACATCAAGTTTATCAGAGACCTTGAAACCAGCAAGAAACTTTCCAATGTAAACTTGATTCTAAACGGAGTAAAAATGAGCAGTTTAGGCGGTTATGGTTATAGTCAAGGTTATAGTTATGGCTATGGTTACTACAACCAAGAAAGTAAAAAAAGATTTAGTTTGAAGGATTTTCTTAAGTTCAATTAA
- a CDS encoding flippase, which yields MKLISKFLQTKGKNELLTGSIITFFLRIAGMGAGYIFSLQITRNYGADAWGMFSLTFTVFSFGAILSTFGLDGAILRLVPELVVKKQLIFLSPIYRKLALLGSIISLATMMAIYLLSKQIAITLFDNKSLIDWIKYSALLVLPITLCNINSQLLRGLKKIKEYVFLDMVARFLFPAILVFVFQQLGMEINLIFTYFLGMLLVTFLSFFLLIYEFRKLDIRPTRDETYWNNYLKLTNLAYPLLFSSTLIFLKGWIDTIMLGHYRTEAEVGIYNIFLKVTIIATIPITSLNSIGMPKFGELFAKNDLVGLQKTLRFSASIIFLSTFTLALGLLLFHSILLGFFGKDFSGDKTAFYILLITQVVSAFGGSSGYILQMTGHQNSYKNAVIGTLVITILSNYYFIPLYGIVGAAISTLLTTIFYNFFLVQSIRKHLKVDSTFFSFIQSQFKR from the coding sequence ATGAAGTTGATTTCTAAATTTCTGCAAACCAAAGGAAAGAATGAACTTCTAACTGGATCCATAATTACCTTTTTCCTGCGAATTGCAGGCATGGGTGCCGGGTATATTTTTAGTCTTCAAATAACAAGGAACTACGGTGCAGATGCTTGGGGAATGTTTTCCTTAACATTCACTGTTTTTTCTTTTGGGGCCATCTTAAGTACGTTTGGTTTAGATGGAGCCATACTTCGATTGGTTCCCGAGCTGGTAGTTAAAAAACAATTGATATTTCTAAGTCCAATTTACAGAAAACTAGCCCTTCTAGGTTCCATCATTTCATTGGCAACCATGATGGCAATCTACCTGCTTTCAAAACAAATTGCCATTACTCTTTTTGATAATAAATCATTAATCGATTGGATAAAATACAGCGCCCTCCTGGTGCTTCCAATAACTTTATGCAATATCAATTCGCAATTACTTCGAGGATTAAAAAAGATAAAAGAATATGTGTTTCTAGATATGGTTGCCAGGTTCTTATTTCCGGCCATACTCGTTTTTGTATTTCAGCAACTAGGCATGGAAATTAATTTAATTTTCACCTATTTTCTTGGGATGCTGCTTGTTACTTTTTTAAGTTTTTTCTTATTGATCTATGAGTTTAGAAAATTAGATATACGCCCAACCCGAGATGAAACTTACTGGAACAATTATTTGAAATTAACGAATTTAGCCTACCCTTTACTATTTAGCTCGACATTGATATTCTTAAAAGGATGGATTGATACCATTATGTTAGGTCATTACCGGACCGAAGCTGAAGTTGGGATTTACAATATCTTTTTAAAGGTTACAATCATTGCTACCATACCAATAACCTCACTAAATTCTATAGGAATGCCAAAATTTGGTGAATTGTTTGCAAAAAATGACTTAGTAGGATTGCAAAAAACGCTAAGGTTTTCAGCAAGTATCATTTTTTTATCGACCTTTACTTTAGCCTTAGGATTGCTTTTGTTTCATTCCATCCTACTAGGATTTTTTGGAAAGGATTTTTCAGGCGATAAAACTGCATTTTATATTTTACTTATTACCCAGGTTGTAAGCGCATTTGGTGGTTCTTCCGGATATATTCTTCAAATGACCGGCCATCAAAATTCCTACAAAAATGCAGTGATTGGCACCTTAGTAATAACCATTCTAAGCAATTACTATTTTATCCCTTTGTATGGAATTGTTGGTGCAGCTATTTCAACCTTATTAACTACGATTTTTTACAATTTCTTCCTTGTTCAATCCATTCGGAAACACCTAAAGGTTGATTCAACTTTTTTTAGTTTTATTCAATCTCAGTTCAAACGATGA